AGCGGCCGGTCAACTGGTGCCTGGAGTGCGGCTCGGCGTTGGCGGAAGCCGAGGTGGAATACGAGGACCGCATCTCTCCCGCCATCGACGTGGCTTTCCCCGTGGCGGACTTGGGCGCACTGGCGAACACCCTCGGCCTGCCGTCGCTCAGCGAACCCGCCTATGCCGTGATCTGGACCACCACGCCGTGGACCTTGCCGGCGAACCAAGCCGTCGCCGTACACCCGGATTTCACCTACGTGCTGGTCCAGACTCCCAGAGGGCTACTCATCCTGGCGCAGGATCTGGCCGAGACCTGCATCAAGCGCTACGGGTACGAATCGGTGGAAGTGTTCGCCCGCTTCAAAGGCAGCCAGATCGATCGAATCGCCCTCAGGCACCCCTTCTACGATCGCCTCGTGCCGCTCATCTGCGGAGAGCATGTGACCCTGGAAGCGGGCACGGGGCTTGTGCACACGGCGCCGGCCCACGGCCTGGAGGACTTCGTCATCGGCGCCCGCTACGCACTGCCGGTCGACAATCCGGTCGGCGATGACGGCAAGTTTTTCCCGACCGTACCGCTGGTGGGCGGACTCACGGTATGGGACGCCAACCCGGTGGTCATCAGAGAGCTCGAGCGCACCGGCACGCTGCTGCGCCAGGAAAAAGTCCGCCACAGCTACCCTCATTGCTGGCGCCACAAGACGCCCATCATCTTCCGCGCCACAACCCAGTGGTTCATCACGATGGACACCGACACCCATACCGGACCGGACGGTAAGACGCACCAGCACCGGAAGCTTCGGGAGGTGGCCCTGGAAGCGGTGGCCGCCACCCGCTTTTTCCCGAGCTGGGGCCGCGCGCGGCTTGAAGGCATGATCCGGAACCGGCCCGATTGGTGCGTGTCGCGACAGCGCAACTGGGGTGTGCCGATCCCCTTTTTCGTGGACCGGGACTCCGGCGAGCTCCATCCCCGCACCCTCGAGCTGCTGGAAGAGGTGGCGCGGCGGGTGGAAGAGCGGGGGATCGAAGCCTGGTTCGCGTTGGATGCCGCCGAGCTGCTGGGCACCGAGGCCGACCGCTACAAGAAGCTCACCGATACCCTCGACGTTTGGTTCGACTCCGGCACGACCCACGACACGGTGCTCAAACAGCATCCCGAGCTCGCCCATCCGGCCGACCTTTACCTCGAGGGCTCCGACCAGCACCGGGGGTGGTTCCAGTCGTCGCTGCTCACCGGGGCGGCGATCGATGGGCGTGCCCCTTACCAAGCGCTTCTCACCCACGGCTTCGTCGTCGATGGCGAGGGTCATAAGATGAGCAAGTCCCGGGGCAATGTCATCGCCCCGCAGCAGGTGGCGGGAACCCTGGGCGCCGATATCCTGCGCCTGTGGGTGGCGGCCACCGATTATTCCGGTGAGCTGTCCATCTCCGACGAAATCCTGAAGCGGGTGGTGGAAATGTACCGCCGCATCCGCAACACCTTACGCTTCCTTCTAGCCAACGTCTCCGACTTCGATCCCCAGCGGCACGCTCTGCCGGTGGAACAGTGGCTGGAAATCGACCGCTACGCGCTGGCGCTGCTCGGCGCGCTCCAGCGCTCGGTGATCAGCGAGTACGAACGATACGAGTTCCACCTCGTGGTCCAGAAGCTGCACAACTTTTGCTCGGAGGAGCTGGGAGCGTTCTACCTCGACATTCTCAAGGACCGGCTGTACACGGCGGCCACCGAGGGGCGGCCCCGGCGGGCCGCACAAAACGCCCTCTACCACATCGCCCACAGCCTGGTGCGGCTGTTTGCGCCGGTTCTGTCGTTCACCGCCGAAGAGGCGTGGGAGGTGCTCACCGGAACGCGCGATGACAGTGTGTTTCTGCACACGTGGCACGACATTCCGCAGCCGCCCGACCAGGACGAGCTTATGGCGCGTTGGGCCAAGATCCGGGAAGTGCGCTCGGCCGTGCAGAAGCACCTGGAGAAGCTGAGGGTCGAGGGGGAAATCGGCTCTTCGCTGCAGGCCAGCGTGCAGATTCGTGCCAGGGAGGAGGTGTACCGCATTCTAGCCTCGCTCGGGGACGACCTGCGGCTGGTGCTGCTCACCTCTCACGCTGAGGCGATTAAGGTGGATCGCGCCGAAGAGGAGGGGATTTCGGCCGTGCCCTGCCCACACCCCAAGTGCGACCGCTGCTGGCATTACCGCGCCGACGTCGGCAGTCATCCTGACCATCCGACCCTTTGCGGGCGCTGCGTCTCCAACCTGTTCGGCGCCGGAGAGCCCCGCACGTATGCGTGAATCGCGAGCCCTCGGCTCAGGCGCGGCCCGATCTCAGCGGGCAAGGGCGCTACTGGTGGCGGCTGCCATCGCTGTCCTGGACTTCCTCACCAAGCGCTGGGTGGAAGCCAGCCTCGCGCCTGGCGAGGTCGTTCCGGTGACCCCCTTTTTCAATCTGGTGTTGACCTTCAACCGTGGTGCGGCCTTCAGTTTCCTCGGGGATGCGTCCGGCTGGCAGCGGACGCTATTGATCGGTATCGCCGTGGCGGCCTCGGGGTTCATCCTGTACCTGTTGCACCGCTACCGCGACCAGCCTCTGTTCTGCTTTGCCTTGGGACTGATCCTGGGCGGAGCGCTTGGAAACCTCTGGGACCGCGTCGCTCTCGGCCACGTGGTAGACTTTCTCGACTTCCACGTGGCCGGCTACCACTGGCCCGCCTTTAACGTCGCCGATTCGGCGATCACCTGCGGAGCGATCGCATTGCTGTGGGACGCCTTCCGCGCAAGCCGGAGGCAGCGATGAACTTGGCAGGCCGGCGAGTCGCCCGCAGCGCCGACCGGGTGAACCTGCACTATCGGCTCTGCGCCGCGGACGGCACCGAGATCGTGAGCACCTTCGGCGGAGATCCGGTCACTGTCTCGCTGGGAACAGGCGAGCTGCATGCCAATCTGGAACGCGTGGTGCTCGGGCTCGCTCCGGGTGAACGCCGGACGGTCCATCTCGTGGCAGCGGACGCCTTCGGCCCGAGCAACCCCGAGCTGGAACAAACGATTCCCCGGGAGGCATTCCCCGCCGACGTGGCGCCGGAACCGGGACGGCTCATCGAGTTCACGCTCCCGGGCGGCGAAACCTTGTGCGGCATCGTTCGTCGCGTCGAAAGCGACGTGGTCACGATCGACTTCAACCACCCTTTAAGCGACTGCGACGTAATTTTCGAGGTGGAGCTTTTGGAGATCCTGGAATAGGCGCACCAGAGCCGGGGTGTTTCACTTCCCCGGCGTTGCGCTACCATTGGCCCACGTAAGCGTTCCCTTTTCGACTTTTTTATGGACATCCTTCTCGCCAACCCGCGCGGCTTCTGCGCCGGAGTGGATCGGGCAATCGAAATCGTCGAGCGGGCCCTCGCCCTCTATGGCGCCCCCGTCTATGTGCGCCACGAGGTCGTCCACAACCGCTACGTCGTGGACGATCTGCGCCGCAAGGGAGCGATTTTCGTGGAAGCGCTCGAGGAAGTCCCGCCGGGCAGTGTGGTCATCTTCAGCGCTCACGGCGTGTCCCAAGCGATCCGGCGCCAGGCGCTGGAGCGCGATTTGCGCGTGCTGGACGCCACCTGCCCCCTCGTGACGAAGGTCCATGTGGAAGTGGCCCGGATGCGGGCCCAGGGCCGGGAAATCATCATGATCGGCCACCAGGGACATCCGGAAGTCGAGGGCACCATGGGCCAGTGCGATGGCGGCGTCTACCTGGTCGAATCGCCGCAGGACGTGGAACGGCTCTCCGTCGCCGACGAAAACAATCTGGCCTATGTGACGCAAACGACCCTTTCGGTGGACGATACCCTCAGGATCGTCGCGGCGCTGAAGAAGCGGTTTCCCCGCATCGTGGGCCCCCGCAAGGACGATATCTGCTACGCCACCCAGAACCGCCAGGACGCGGTCAAGCGCCTGGCCCGGCAATGCCCGGTGGTCATCGTGGTGGGCTCCCCCAACAGCTCCAACTCCAACCGCCTGCGGGAAGTGGCA
This DNA window, taken from Pelomicrobium methylotrophicum, encodes the following:
- the ileS gene encoding isoleucine--tRNA ligase; translated protein: MTDYKKTLNLPETPFPMRGDLARREPEMLKRWQEKRLYQRIREVARGRPKFILHDGPPYANGDIHIGHAVNKILKDIIIKSKTLAGFDAPYVPGWDCHGLPIEHQVEKLYGKQLPPAQFRELCRQYAATQVKRQKADFVRLGVLGDWERPYLTMDYKTEADIIRAFGKLHRNGYLQRGERPVNWCLECGSALAEAEVEYEDRISPAIDVAFPVADLGALANTLGLPSLSEPAYAVIWTTTPWTLPANQAVAVHPDFTYVLVQTPRGLLILAQDLAETCIKRYGYESVEVFARFKGSQIDRIALRHPFYDRLVPLICGEHVTLEAGTGLVHTAPAHGLEDFVIGARYALPVDNPVGDDGKFFPTVPLVGGLTVWDANPVVIRELERTGTLLRQEKVRHSYPHCWRHKTPIIFRATTQWFITMDTDTHTGPDGKTHQHRKLREVALEAVAATRFFPSWGRARLEGMIRNRPDWCVSRQRNWGVPIPFFVDRDSGELHPRTLELLEEVARRVEERGIEAWFALDAAELLGTEADRYKKLTDTLDVWFDSGTTHDTVLKQHPELAHPADLYLEGSDQHRGWFQSSLLTGAAIDGRAPYQALLTHGFVVDGEGHKMSKSRGNVIAPQQVAGTLGADILRLWVAATDYSGELSISDEILKRVVEMYRRIRNTLRFLLANVSDFDPQRHALPVEQWLEIDRYALALLGALQRSVISEYERYEFHLVVQKLHNFCSEELGAFYLDILKDRLYTAATEGRPRRAAQNALYHIAHSLVRLFAPVLSFTAEEAWEVLTGTRDDSVFLHTWHDIPQPPDQDELMARWAKIREVRSAVQKHLEKLRVEGEIGSSLQASVQIRAREEVYRILASLGDDLRLVLLTSHAEAIKVDRAEEEGISAVPCPHPKCDRCWHYRADVGSHPDHPTLCGRCVSNLFGAGEPRTYA
- the lspA gene encoding signal peptidase II, which encodes MRESRALGSGAARSQRARALLVAAAIAVLDFLTKRWVEASLAPGEVVPVTPFFNLVLTFNRGAAFSFLGDASGWQRTLLIGIAVAASGFILYLLHRYRDQPLFCFALGLILGGALGNLWDRVALGHVVDFLDFHVAGYHWPAFNVADSAITCGAIALLWDAFRASRRQR
- a CDS encoding FKBP-type peptidyl-prolyl cis-trans isomerase, with the translated sequence MNLAGRRVARSADRVNLHYRLCAADGTEIVSTFGGDPVTVSLGTGELHANLERVVLGLAPGERRTVHLVAADAFGPSNPELEQTIPREAFPADVAPEPGRLIEFTLPGGETLCGIVRRVESDVVTIDFNHPLSDCDVIFEVELLEILE
- the ispH gene encoding 4-hydroxy-3-methylbut-2-enyl diphosphate reductase; the protein is MDILLANPRGFCAGVDRAIEIVERALALYGAPVYVRHEVVHNRYVVDDLRRKGAIFVEALEEVPPGSVVIFSAHGVSQAIRRQALERDLRVLDATCPLVTKVHVEVARMRAQGREIIMIGHQGHPEVEGTMGQCDGGVYLVESPQDVERLSVADENNLAYVTQTTLSVDDTLRIVAALKKRFPRIVGPRKDDICYATQNRQDAVKRLARQCPVVIVVGSPNSSNSNRLREVAESYGARAYLVDAADQVDPAWVAGQPRVGVTAGASAPELLVQQVVTRLRALGADHVVELEGIEESVTFPLPRSLFPGAEG